From the Drosophila sechellia strain sech25 chromosome X, ASM438219v1, whole genome shotgun sequence genome, the window GCGCATCCTCCATTTTGGCCCATTCACCTGGTAATGCGGTCAGTATGTGTTTGgtagtatgtgtgtgtgtgtgtgcgcctcAGTTTGGCCCGCTCTCTTATTCTGTTTATAAACGTAACAATGACCGCATTCTTGTTTTTTCTACTGAGCCGCCCCCAAGCCGCAGCACCTccaccaccgcccacttttccactttcccATTGCACCGAAAAGTGCAGCAGCAAAGTTAAAGTTTTCCTCTCTCCGTATCGCTCTTTTTCTATTGACAACTGTGCGGCTTTGGtgccaaaaagaaaaggagGAACTGGGCATCCTTGCACAGATACACGCCCCCATCGCCGCCTTGcaacacccacacccacacacacacacaattacaaatgagcagcaggaggaaAGTGCCGTGAGCTCTTTACGCGGCCACAGTGACTGCGAAAAAAACATTCCACTGTGCCAAGCAAACAGCCACTGGCAATTGGCTGAAGCGCTGAGCGCCAAGCCGGGCTGAACCAAAACTGAGCCCAGTTAAGAGGCGTTCTGaaatggtttggtttggtttcgtCTGGGCTGAggtttgggtttgggcttGGGTTTGGGCTTGGGTTTGGGCCTGGGCTTGAGGTCGCCTCGGCgcattaaaacaaataaaatcaaataaacgtTTATTGCACTGAAATGTTTACGAggccacaacaacagcaaaacaacaacatcatCGGGGGGAGGAACAACAAAATGACAGCCATAGTAGTAAAAATCTGGCAATTTAATCAGCCCGGCAGCGAAATGATGGACAAATGGCCGCAGCGACTTTGTTTGGTTAACACTGGGCATGAATTTTTGGCCAGGAGTGGCGCCAAAAGTGGCCAACTGCCAGTAGGTTCAACCACGtggaagttttttttttcattgcccctcttttattttgacttacctgctttttaattatatttttctgGTCATACGTCCCTTACTTCGCTGTGAATTGGCCAATCTTTTCTCACTCTCAGCAACAAATGGATCCTCACAATCACTAACAGCCCATTGgttaatttgtttttcttggaATTGCGCGAATAGTGTGACCAAATCAGACAGGCTGCTGACATTCATAACGGATCAAGCAATCAAAATTTTATCGATAGTTGATTGgaatttttttctgttatttGTGGTAACACTTAAGCACTAATTTTCtttgtaaattgtaaattgCATAACTTATTATGAAAGAAAAGAACTAATAATTATTATGCCAGCCGAGCATATTAAGAATTTTCGAGTCTACGGTTCCCATCTGCAAGGGCATGACAAAGATCTGGCAACCCTTTTAGCACGTGTCACAGAGAAGTCGATAACTTTGCAGTCTACCAATACCATTTCTTATTTGGCGTGAGGACATTAGTTGAATCACATCTTCGAGTGGATACTACTTAACTATTTGCAAAGTACAGCATTTTCAAGGTGAGCATTTCAAGAAATGGACTTCAACAAGCTCAAGAAAATGGAGGACGCGGTGCGCATCGGTGGCAAGGGATCTATGCGCCGCAAGCACAAGAACATCCCATCCTCGTCTGCGGCCGATGAGAAGCACGTGCAGGCCACATTGAGCAAGTTACCATTGAAGAATATCAACGGAATCCAGGAGATGACCATCAAGTTCACCGATTCCAGTGAGGTTGTGGTTATCATGCCCAGGGTTCAGTGCACCGCTGCCAATGGCATGTTAGTTGTTAGTGGCGATTTCGTGCGCAAGTCGCCAACAGCTTGCCCATCGAAAGTGGCCAAGGCGCCCAAAGCACCCAAGCCATCCAAGGCACCCATGCCATCCAATCCGGAACCTTTTTCCGACAAAAAGCCAGAATCTGAAGAGTCCATTAAGTTGGTGGCCAAGAAGAGCAAGAAGCCGCGCAATCGTGTTCGTCCTCGCAATAAGAAGGTGCAAGTGATGCTCTCCAAAAACAATGAGGAAGCAGCCATGGCTGGCGGGGATTCGGAGCCGAAGCTTAGCAATGGTAAATCAATTTTGATCTCCTCTGAAGATGGTAGCGATCCGGATAATAACAACGTGCCATCGGATGAGTCTGATGTGGTTCAGACCATCGCCTGCGACAAAGATTCGCTGGAAAGCGGCGATGATTCCGATGACGAGGAGACCGATGACAGTATGGAGTCGAACTACCTATCTTTCTACTCCGATGACTATGATTCCCAGGGGGAGCAGCACAATCCGAAGACTTATCGCGCTCAGGTCTCCGAGGTCGAAGATTAGACTCATTAAATAAATCGCATACTATTAACGTGCAACCTGTACCTTACATATTTTTTCTCTAGAATTTCTTAGAGTTGTCAATATTATTTGGGGAAATGGCCAACGAATGATTAAAATTCTCTTGCATTGTTATAAGCTGCAAAACACggcccaaaaaccaaaaatgtttctaaaattaaatgatatgtatttatataattccTGTCCGcatttatatatagtatataccATTGAGTCGCCTAAATATCCATTTGATCGTCTGAATGATTTTTCGTGCCGCATTTCTTGAACGCATTAAACAAGAAATCcaagcaaaattaatttagcaAACGTTTAAGAGGAAATGCCACGCCCCTACTTACGTCTCACGGTGGCGGAGGTGGAAAGGGCGGCAAAAACTAATCTGCGCCTCGAAAAATGTACGAAATTAATCTGCACATAAATTAAgcattaaaatttaatgtATTTGTTTATGGAGCCTCAAAGTGCGATGGTGTTGGTGGGGTGGAGGCGGCGGAGCACACAAGTGGGCGTACCGGATGTGCTGTATATGTGAAACATGgattgtgtgtgtatgtataagTGTGTGGTGTGTGCTGTATGGTGTATGGTGAATGGTGTATGGTGTGTGTTCTTAGtggtaataaataaatagcaaaAAGGTAATAAAACAGATAGCGAGAAAGGAAAAAAACGGGAGAACATCCCGGGGGGATGTGGAATCTGCCAACTGGTTGCCCATTATCGTATTAGCACATGCCACCAGTGATTATTATGAGGTGTCCTCCCTCTGCTCCTGGTCCTGCCCCCTTCCCTGCTCTTGCTCCCTCGCATCCTTTGTCTATGCATGCGTgtataattaattttgcacCCCTGTTTGTATCTACATCCCCCATGATCAGCACCCCAGCTCTTGTTCTCGCTCcagcttttgcttttgcgttTGCTATTCCCCTTTTGCTTTCGGGGCAACAATGGATGGCCTTCATCCCAACTGGGAGCCAGCACTCTGGCAAAATTGGTAGCGAGTTTCCCCAATGGAATCGGGGCCAAATCGGGCGGGCTTATGGGCTGTCGACAGACACCAACGAAAACCAACGATATCCTCTTGCCGGACGTGTAGGGGGTGCTGCACTTTAATTTCCCACAAGATTTCCTACAATGCGTACGCATTGCAATTCTTAAAAGCCAAATTGGCTGTGGCTAACACTGATTAATCCGCACGTTGTTCGACTGCCAACTATGGGCCTCAAAAAGGTGAGATTACACGTGGCAAAGCGGCAAATTTTCCTATTGTTTTCGTAATCTCCGTGgaaaattttacaaattttaagCAGTGCAATATAGTATGATATTTGCCTAtatatttgcttttgtttatacatatttccaattaaaattgaataatTTGAACGAAAATGAAACATTTCACATAGGAGTTCCTCGTTTTTGATGGGATTTTAAAAGCACACATACTCGTAGACATGCCAGCATAATAGAAGTATAAAAACGTAAAGAGAGAGACCCATTGAAAATTATAAAAGCTTAAAATTGTCAAGACGATGCTTCTGaggcatttttatttgatatttttatggTATATAAAATTTCTGTTGGTCTGAACTGAAGCTTCCAAGAGCTTAATGCTGGATTTCACTGGTGTGCAAAAGATACTTGATTCTCTGAGGGGTTCAAGTATCCAAAAGTCTAAGCTGATGCCATTCCACCAAGTGGCTTACTTTACGTAGGAATGTAATGTGAGTGCttttgaaaaaacaaaaaaaaagcaatgaAAAGACGTTCAAATGGTATTTGGATTATGTCGCTCGCCTTTTGCCGCTTTTTCTTGATGAACTCTGGAAATTTCGGGAAATAGTGGCGTTTATGAAAGTTATCATTTCGATTTGATGACTATTGTCGAACATTATCTACCATAATTCATAAAAGAAAGCCGTATCCAGTTGGTGCGGCGAATGGAAGATGGATGAAGATGAATGGGCCATAAGAACATCTCATTAGGCTGAGTGAAAAATAGACCTATCCGCAACACCTACTTGAATCGATTCCAGAGTGCTGAGGGTGGTCTGCCCTGTGCTATATTGTCGCCGCTTTTGTTTGGACTCTAATGAAATACGCATTATTTGGCAACTGTCTGGCAGGCAGGGTGAATTTAATATCTGGCAACAAGGCTTCTGCTCCCACTCCTCTGCTTCCTGATGGCTCCTTGGCCGTGGTCCTCGCCTGTCATCCGCAAACGATGCCATTCATTTTAAGTCACATGTGTCGCCCGGGCATTTGGCCACATCCCGGGCAAACCGATTCGAGGACATTGTATTGCGGTCGACTATCCCTGTCCCTAACCCACGGCTTAAGTGTTTATTAATATTGAATCGTGCGAACCCGGACATGTGTTGGCCCCCTAAATTGACTTTGCCGTAACTGATAAGGTCCCATTCGCAAAAGACGCAGCCTGTAGTTATTGTAACAAGCCATTTGTGATTGTTATCGAGCTTGGCGGAGACAACAGCTGGTCACACTACACGCACGTATCGCAGCCAGGACTCAAAAGAAGTCCTTGCGCACAGCAAGgattccattccattcgattcgattcgattcgattcgattctgGTCGAAGAACAATTACGAACTGAGAACTGCGAACTGCGAACTGCGATGCTCTTGAAACGGCAATTATGAACTACGCCCTCCGCCGCGCTTCTCACAATCGCAAAAGAGGTCATGGGGTCAGCAGCTGGCGAGAAGTTCACAATGGAAGGAGGGGAAAAGTTCGCCCTCAGTGCTCTTCAATTATTGTAATCTATTTTAAGAGGCACTTATATCAATATTTTCGATTCGTTTTCGAAAAGAGTTCTTAGCAGAGTTATTCTGCATCGCTCGTTCCATTTCCAAGCCCCCCTATTCCATGCCAAATTCACATTCCTTGTCCTTGCCAAAATTCTTTGCTTAACTTTCGCCTCCAGTGCCAGCGAAACGAGCTAACCTGGCCCAAAAATACTATACTGCAGGATGCTTTCAGGCCTTGGCAACCCTCTGTtcggctcacacacacacactcatacacacacactcgaatGCTGCTAGCACACGTTCTCGTTCCGCTGGGTAATGTCTTTATATTTGAAATTGCTTTgctattaaaacaaaataaacgaCGCGACGCGCAACTTATAAATTTTGTTTGAAAATCAAGTGAAATAAATGCAGTGGCAGAAGTAAGGCGCTGAAGGGGTGagttttctcctttttttttgggggaaaATCTGTACCGGAGTGGAAAAACAGAATCGAGAAACCAAGAAAAGAAACGAGGCGAAAACAAAAGCGCAAGACAAACACGAGATATATACCCTGAAAAAAGGGTGAGGGGTTGGGGCAATAAATTTAACTTTTAGCCGGGCATGTGTGAGTGAGCAGacacactaacacacacacacacacgaaaaaCACATGACCATAAATAGCAGTGGAAGAAAAACCTTTGCCATTTCCCATCGCAAAGAGGTCCTTTTCGGCGGTTGcgacttttaattttattgccaAGGTCCGATGGGTTGGAAAACACACAACTTCCCCTCTCGCCCACAAAAATGTTGGCCAATTGTCTGTTGTTGGCCGCTGTGGGGTCAGCTAATAATTGGTAGACGACTCTTCATATATCACTGGCGCCCAAATGTAGTTGATTCCTGTAAATGATTGCCTGCCCGCATAAATATgtgaaggaggaggagttccTCAATTGATTTCGGGTGTCTTAATGAAAATATGTCAACTCAGTGGGGCTGCATGTACATATGCCGTACTGCGCGTACTCTCTTTTTCAATATCCAccatttttcaatttaattttaacattaattttcaattcaatttcgcTGCTCATTGTCATCAATTGAAGGCAGCAGCTTGATCCTGCCACCAGTTTGTCATTGATGAATGCCTTGCTCCTGGGCTAAGGAAAGTTTCTCATTTATTTCCTGTTCAcgtttgcatttgatttttatttattgcgtATTTTTCTAAGGCTTTGACTTCTAAGGTTGCCTTTTAATAACAGAAAACTCGCATAATTTCGCCCAAAACTTTCTCCCCAAGCTGATTAGCCCGTTGCGGTGGCAAAAGTTGAGTTCTCAATGTGGATGGGGTGCTCCACCCGTTTCCTTTTTGATTTGTGTGTGCGTTATGTAAATTCATTAAGCTGCTGCCTAAGCTGCTGCGGCTTAGTAGCCCCACCTGTACAGcctgtgccacgccccccaccTGCCCACTCAGCCCGCCACCCACCGACAAAaggccaaacaaacaaattgatAGCCAGACTTTTGCTGAGTCGACTTTTGCGTTGCACTGACAATGCCGTGGAAAGTTTTCATTATGCATGTGCGCCAAAAACTTGGCAAACAAAGAAAGTGGTGGGGTAGGGGGGTTAAAACTTTCCCGGACGAAGCTTTggcataattaaaatgtttatgcGTTTAATTGCAAATGAATTCGAGGCGAAAGTTGCCAGTTGCAACTCGctcacacactcacgcacacacccaATGACAATTGGTGTATCAAATTTCGGCGAGTAATCCGAGCAACTCGGCAATTTCTCGTCCTTCGAATGGAAAAGGATAATTGCTTTGGGCTCGCTCAATCGGAAAATTGTcttaaaaatttaatcaaCAAGAAGGCGGGACGCCCTTCGCCCTAAGAACTCTGGCATGTGAGTGACACACAACCGCATTTGTGAAACGCAGAACCCAACCCAAGCAGATATGGTATGCCGCGTTAGTTTATGGCCTCTATCGCTACTTATGACATCAATGGCAAAGGAGCAGCACAGCCAGGATCAGAGAAGTGATTCCCCCAAACCACAACGTCTGCGTTCCACACAGTTGCTCCGCCTGAAACGGAAAGGGCCAACTTAGTTGAGAGTGGCTAGCCGCAGGACTCTCGCCGCTGCAGCCTCCTCCGCTTCTGGCCAAGACATTAAACAGCTTCATTACCTGCAAATTTCTAAATCAAATACGAAGAAAAACCACAGGCTGAGCGCCAACACCAAAAACTGGTCACATCAGAGCAGTCAGACTCTGGAGTCTGAAACTGAAGCCCAAGAATTGATTAGCCAGCAGCAGTGACAATTTGCGGGCTGGATGGGTTTTCGGTTTCTCGTTTCTGGATTCTGGATTCTGGTGGCATATATGAACATGACCAATGCAGAAGTATAAACGATGTTTGTTCCCCAAATTTGCTGACAGGACGAAAATGTTGCGGTTAATGTCTGGGCGGGGGTCCTTGAGGTAGGATTTCGTTGAGTTGACTTGGGTTCATATGTGGGCAGTAAAGATGGCAGACGGATATTAAGGATGGTTTTCGGAGCACATTTACTTGGCCCAGCACTTGCTTAGTTGCCAGGGAAACATTGTGGTTGCCTGGTGGCCAAGTGCCGAATAAAACGACAGTCTCCTCCAACCGGGATACATTCCCAGGGAAAGCTCATCAAATCGGTTTCATCTGCTTGACGATTTGATTTAGTTTTCTGGGGCGTGGCGGAATACATTAATTCTGAAGACctctatattatatataaactcgcaaagaatatatattcaaacgaaatttatattttaaatgacCGAATAATTTTcatcaaaaaaaataatttttttataccaAAGCATTGAAAATAATGGTCCAATAACAGATtccaattttaaaataaattttttttgaagatgtacttataaaaatgcaaaaaattacctaaaaattattttgctCTAGGCTCCCAAATAATGATTGGGATCATTAGCATTGGTAATAAGctgcaaaaaaataatattattcttTTAGCTGTATGtgcatttttagtcaagttgtAAATATAGAAGTCATCTTAGAAATCAACATTTTGGTAAAAgtctttttctcattttccgcatataaatattcagtttttgctccataaaattgaaaataatagtccaaaaatggaatgtcatacctcgttgagctcggtatttaatttctaatctTTCTCGATTCcaactttaaaattttaattttttggcattttttgaaaaattttatgatgttaccccttataaaaaaatgcgaaaaattacaaaaaatttattttaccgTGGGCTCCCAAAAAATCATATGGATCATTAGAATTGGTTATTATCTGTACAAAAATGTTATTCTTTTAGCTGTGTGGTCATTTTTAGCGAAGTTGTGATTAAAGACGTCATCCAAAAAATCAACTAGTTGGTAAAAgtctttttctcattttccgcaTAAAAATATTCTGTTTTTGCTCcataaaattggaaataataatccaaaaaaggaatgtcatacctcgttgagctcggtATATAATTTCTAATCTTTCTGGATTCCAtctttaaaattgtaattttttggcattttttgaaaaatttgatGATGCGAAAAATGACCaaaacattaaattaaaaagtcAAAAAAAATGATATGAATCGTTAGTAGTGCTAATTAGCTGTGTAAATCAGTCATATTAAGAGCTCTAAGACAATTTTTAGCCGATTTATGATAATAGAATCCTTCGTAGTAACATATTTTTGGGCTAACGCAGGTTTTCTGAAAGTCCGTCCAAAAATAAACAGTTAACCATAAGATATATTTGTCCAAATATGAAATGCTTTTCTTTGTCGAACATATAATTTAATTCCCAATCGAACCTGAAAAATGTGGCAACAAGCGGAAAGCGGAAGGACCCTAATTATTCGCTGAGTAGGTAGTCCCAACTAGTTAGGATTCAACCCGAAAGGGATTGCGTTTTGCCTGGTAGATGTTTTCCCTCGCAAAACTCCCTTTATCCTTGTCCCAGGAGCATCGCAGTGAGCGGGAGGCTCTCCTGCTCACTTACTGTTTTACATTTGAATGGCTCGGCAGGTCTCCAATCAGTCTCGCCTGGAGGCATTCTTCTAGTTCATTTAATGCAATTTGCTGTCATCGTCACCCAATGAACTCTCCTCGCCGTTTCCCGCTCCCCAGTCGGCGATAGGATCTGTATTGTATTGTCCTCGGCTCCCAGGTATCCTGGCAAGGACATCGCACCACCCCCACTCCACCCATGAGCTGCTGTTATCTTTCGGCTGCAACAAGCCAACAAGCAACAAAGCCACCAGGAACAACAACAGATCTGCAAAGATATTTTGAATGTACAAGCATACTTTATAAggccacatacatatacatcgtatatacatataaggtGCGTTTATGTGCCTGATGTAGCAGggacaacaaaacaaaaagcaccTGCCCAAAAGAAGTCAGAAAAAATGAAGATAAAGAAAACGTCTTGAAATGAATTCATCCCCGGGGACTGTCGACAGcgccaaaaatttgtttacagCTTTTTCTTGGGGCCTAAAGAATAATTACATCCCTGGTCGGTTCATCTGATGACACACAAATAGCCGAATGTTAATGAAAGGCCCCCTGTTTCTATTTGGAATGCTGCGTAAATAAAGGCGCtgtgaaataaaatatgtaaatatcaTTTGCAATGTCTTTAATGTGCACAACGTTCCTAATGAGTTTTCAGACCCCCCCGCCCAGCCACCAGTAAGGCCACTCAAAGTGGCGCCCTCTTTAggtgaaaataaaaaagctaatatggcaaatatttgatttcTGTTTTCCCATCTTCCATTTGCaggtgaaaaaaataaaataaaataaagcgaGAGGAGGACGAGCGCAAGACGCAAAGGTAACTGCAGCCGGAATTAACACAAAAGGTAAATTTAGCCTCGAAACTTTCGTGGTGTGGCCACCTTGGCCATCCGACCACTTAAAGCCCCACAAAACTGTCGTGCACTTCAGCGATGCTCCAGCTAAGCC encodes:
- the LOC6618537 gene encoding transcription factor BTF3 homolog 4 translates to MDFNKLKKMEDAVRIGGKGSMRRKHKNIPSSSAADEKHVQATLSKLPLKNINGIQEMTIKFTDSSEVVVIMPRVQCTAANGMLVVSGDFVRKSPTACPSKVAKAPKAPKPSKAPMPSNPEPFSDKKPESEESIKLVAKKSKKPRNRVRPRNKKVQVMLSKNNEEAAMAGGDSEPKLSNGKSILISSEDGSDPDNNNVPSDESDVVQTIACDKDSLESGDDSDDEETDDSMESNYLSFYSDDYDSQGEQHNPKTYRAQVSEVED